Genomic window (Dasypus novemcinctus isolate mDasNov1 chromosome 10, mDasNov1.1.hap2, whole genome shotgun sequence):
TAAAAAAATGGAACACCAAGAAAGATAACTTCCATTTTTATCCTGCATTGAGAGAGAGAACTTCAGcattgcctgcagttgcagaaaaacagagaaactcTGAAAGCCTAAGAAAAAGGTCAGAGGCTGGAATCATCAGTACAACCCAAAGCTGAAGAGAATTAACTGGGGGAGAGTTGAGCCATATGCCCCCTTGTCCACAGCTGAACTCTGGGAGAAAGTGAGTGTGGAAGAAAAAGCAGAgtccagctgccattttgccttgctacatggcaggagtccaggctCATTCAGCAGCACACATCTgatgaaaaagcatctctgattatgtcttgatttagacattttcacagcctcagaactaaggtattaccctaataaattcccattgtaaaaatcATCATATTTCTGGTGTTTTTGCAATGGcaatctttagcaaactaaaacatgtcATAACAAAATGATTTTGTCTGAAAAATACTTAAGACCACATCTTACACAAAATATATGCACTGTTACAGACAGAAAAACAGGGAGAATGCAATTACTCTAGAATtttcacattccccaaagatACTATTGCATTTATATAATAACATAATAAATGAATTCTAGAATATACTCTAAGAGGATAATCAGATAGTCTGAgtttaattaaaacataaaaaaattccTGAACTTATTGCTTTCTGAAAAATGAGAGATTATTTTCAGAAACATCaccctaaaaaaaagaaaggaaacagggaagcagatttggcccaatggatagcacgtccacctaccacatggaaggatgaagtttcaaaaccagggcctcttgacccatgtgatgcgCTGGCCCACTGCAgttctgatgtgtgcaaggagtgctgtaccatgcaggggtgttccccacataggggatccccacacacaaggagtgtgccctgtaaggagtgccacccagcgcaaaaaaagtgcaacctgcccaggaatggagccgcacacatggagagctgatgcagcaaggtgacacaacaaaatgaaacacagattttgGGTGCCTCggacatagaagaatacacacagcgaatggacacagagagcagacaactgggggaggcagggaagggggagagaaataaaattaaaaaataaatcttaaaaaaaaagaaaggatacatATTTTAATTAATGGAAATGTGTATAAATGAAAATAAGGCCAGCATGGTTCATAAAAAGACTAGGTAATGTGAAGGATATATGAATGTAAGAAAAGACAATGCATGTACAagattataaattatttaaaaaggtatattattcaaaaataaatgctTATCCAAGACATAGTTATAGATAGAGGAAACAGAGAAGAATTGCAATAAATATAGATCCTGGTCAACATAAagttcagagcaaaaataaatgttaatataattatttatataggTATTATATATGATAAGTcagaattttaatataaattcaggatgtagaagaaaataatgcacaactttaattatttgaataaattaattaaaagtgaTGAACTTCTGGcaataaattaaatattgatCCTCTAACAGGTTGAactttattttcatctttcaaaaatcatttgagaaaatgaagaaatataattTGAAAGTTTTTAATGTACATACAAAGGCAACAAATCTcttgaagggaaaaatatatctaataaacattgtttaaattcaaatataggaaaatgaagtaaacACCCTTTCGTAAATATACATggaataatagagaaaattaaaactgcTATTCTAGATGgcatagacatttttaaaagaaaatgttaacaAACTTccttaccaaaatttatgggatattACAAATTTGAATTCTTTGTCAATCCttatttttacaacttttctCTATTCAAATTCTTATGAAAAATAAGCCAAGAATTTAACTCaaaaatttacatatttataagaACATAACCCAGGGAAATGAGCTGatccttttatttttactgaaataaaaCAGGGAGATATAATTACTGATGCTTGTTGATGCAACAAAGAATGGTAGGGTTGTCAAAAAGTTAGCAAGTAAACACAAAAGAGATATAACTGCATACAACTATTTCATTGCTTGAATTTATAAAACTTCAGGTCCTAAATCATTGCAAGATTAGATTCCTGATTTAATTCATGTACTAAGAAAATATTCATCTCTTCAATTTAAATTTCAAAGGAATTATCAAAGGTTATAGTGATGGGTAGAAAACAAAGCTGcacaatagaaatagaaaatgacaaaaaaatatatatgtaatatatgcatatataagattATTCTAGAAGACTTTGAACTAAACTCTCAAGAATTCTTtctatatttctattttctttagtaatgaaaaatattttttgaaattttcacatttttctgtAATGTAagtctcttatattttcttttgctctAAGGCCAAATATTGAAGTGCTGTTTTAGTCTTTTGAGCTATTTGTTTGTTTATGAATAAAAGTggccaaaaatatttaataaaatcctGTGGTAATTTTCATAACAAATGTATTACTAATTGTATATTCAAACTTTTAAAGGGATGTAAGCAATCTGATGATTGTGGTCAAAATTTAGTACTCCTGCATTAAATTCTTTCCAGTTATCATCTTATTTAATCTGTAAAATAACTCTATGGATTagcttatttatcttttaaaattaaggaaaacagATTTAAAATTTCAATGACTTAGCAAAGGATATACAGCTAAAAAGTTGGTATTTCTATAATCTAAACCCTGGATTTTCTAGTCCAAAGCAGTACTCACTAAGACTGAGCAATTTTTCTTCTCTagagagaaaatagaatgatATTGGACAGAGCTCTCcatgataaaattctttgaatTTGGATTATGCATGAGAATTTCTgtgataaaatttgaaaaataaaataccatgtTTCTGTTTCGTTTTGTTTGTCTCATTAGTTGTTTTGAGCCACAGGAGAATACATGTTTCATGGCTTCCATGTACTGTGTATACTTCTAAAGCCATGCTCTtggaaaatagttttgttttcCAAGAATATGGTTTTAGAAGCACACTTACTATGGTTAAATAGAGGAGGGCTCAACAGAATTAATTAAAGGATGCCACTGTGTTTAGAAAGAGaccaagaaaatatccaaatagcaaagaaaggaaagatgCACTTAAGGGTTCAGTATCATTGTCATTTCAGTTGTCTGGAGCCCTTTCTCTTCTGCATGACTCTAATGACAGCGTATTTCACCTCCTTGTTCCTAAGACTATAAATGAGGGGATTCAGCATTGGGATCACCATAGTATAAAACACAGAGGCCACTTGATCCTTTCCCAAGGAGTAGGACTTCTTTGGCTTTAAATAAGTAAACATTGTAGTGCCATAAAAGATGGTGACACCCAGGAGGTGGGAGGCACAAGTAGAGAAGGCTTTGCGCTTTCCTGAAGAGGAATTCATTTTCAGGATAGTAGACAGAATGGACCCATATGATACAGAGATTGTGGTAAGAGACACCATTACATTTAAACTAGTGATAATGAATATCATGATTTCAGTGTCATGAGTGTCAGTACAGGACAGGGCTAAAATTGGGGTTaagtcacagaaaaagtgatagaTTACATTGGAGTTGCAGAAATATAAACTGTTCATATAAAGAACAATGACTAAAGATTCAGTAAATCCAATAACATAGGACCCAGTGATGAGGGCACCACAAAGTCTCATGGACATAACCACTGGGTAGTGAAGGGGATTGCAGATAGCTACATATCGGTCATAGGCCattgaagagagaaggaaaatttcAGTGGcacccaagaagaaaaaaaaccacatctgACTGAAGCAACCCATGATTGAAATACACTTGTAGGATGTTAGTAAGTTCTTCAAAGTTTCAGGTGTAATAACCATTGAGTAACCCAGGTCAAGGAATGACAATTGGCTGAGGAAATAATACATGGGGACATGAAGCTGGAGATCCAGATGAATTATCAGAATCATCCCTGCATTCCCCAGCATAGTAATCAGGTATATTAGGAGAAATAACATAAAGAGGAGCTGCTGGATCATTTCAGAGTCTGTCAATCCCATAAAGATGAAGTAGGTCACATTTGTGTTATTCTTATTTTCCATAGTGCACAACTGTTGTAAACTGTTGAGAAATCATAAGTGAAACTTAGCACAAATGATTtcaaaacaggtttttttttaaaatcagaattatctggcattaaaaaaattattttagtgcCTCTAGAATTTCATAATAAAGAGTAGTTTGCAAAATATGACATACAAAATCTTAGTTTGATTGCCAAATATAAATTTGGTATTAAAAACATTTGAATAATGTATAATAGAAActcatatatattacataattaGAATGGACATGACACTGTTATAATTACTTCCTTTCATTACCACATTTATCCAGATGTGTAAAatataatatccaaaatattatacGATAGTTATTTCTATTGCACACACTTATTAGATGAAAAAAAGAGCACAGAAAGTTAAGGATCTTACCCAGATTCCCAACTATTATTATTGGTTTTGATATTCTATGAAGATAGTTTGAGTCCAGAGATCCTGCTCAAAATACTATATTTGTATGGATATTTAAtttcaggaaaacaaaaagaggactAGCTATTTAACAAACAATTATATAGAGTTTTAATGCATCATTTACTCCCTTTTGTATCCAATATTATTTAGTGCCAGTAAGAGATTATAAATTAAAACCTTAAATGTTTTGATATAATAGACAACacattatcattaatttttataagaTATATTTTCACTATAAATTCAtctaatttctttcaaaaactatattttaaatatttgcatgTTCCTTGATGATTCTGATTCCATTAattctatatttcaatttttacaaAAACTGGCATCATTAGGTAAGGAATACATAATATATTTCTATGTATAGACATATACTTCTAATAGTATCTCCATTTTTTTAGATAAGCTATAACGCTCTAACTTTGAGATTAATACTCACTAGGAGTTAAAGTGGGTGAAAAACTTCTTCCAGCATTATGTGAGTAGAAAGTTTTCAATCTCAAATTTTCCTCAGAAATAAATTATGTAAGCCATTTAATAAGAGGAGCCTAGAATTTCTGCAATATAATTGTTTCCTTTATGAATACTCAAGTTTAATTTTTGTGCCTTTAATTATATTTGTGAAgtacattaaaatacataaaaattttgcTCAGGTCCTggtaaaatagaaaattcactTGGAAATTAATGTTTCACAAGTGTACCAGGGAGCTATTATGAACACAAGCAGAGGAGGGTATGCCTTGCCTTTCACCCTGATAATGAAAGGGCATCTCTTATATTGAGGATTGTTGATAATGCAACATTTGGTCATCTCTGGGACCAATTTCCAAGGAAGATTCCTTGGCATGATGTCAAGTATAAAAGTTGAAGGAGTAATTAATCTGTGTTAAGTTTTGAAACAGAGTTGAATTCTCCGTAGAAACCGTGTAATGTGGTGTCTTATTCATAGAAGAGGTATATCTAGAGAAATGGTTAATTAATCTTTGGCTGAAAAAACTCATTTTTAACCACCAgggatgaaagcatatttttccacaataaaacattttttatatttaaaagtttaaCACTTTTTTAGTATTAATCATTGTTCATTACacaaaaatcataacaaaattcaaagaagacagagaaaattgTTCATAAATGACGGTTTTCTTTAGATGTGTATTTTTCCAAGTATTCTCCTTATTGCAAGTACAGCTTTTTACATGTGCATTTATGTGTTTATATAATTTCATCATACCAAATTTTCagtaatattcttattttatcattatatatttataataaacctTGACCTATGTTATAATAGACTTTTGTAACACgcacaattttatatattttgcattGACTATTGCACCATAACTAACTAATTTCTAGCCATGTGCACCACCTCAGATGAATGGGACCTCTTGAGGTATCACATGGAAAACATGGTGGAAAATTTCTGGTCAGATTTGGGAGTTTCAACTAATTCATCAATACAGCAGATGCACTGTTATAATATATATGACTGGTTATAATATACATCCACAAAAATGTTTGTGAAACTTGTTTTATTGTTTAATGTATTg
Coding sequences:
- the LOC101432102 gene encoding olfactory receptor 8H1-like, with product MENKNNTNVTYFIFMGLTDSEMIQQLLFMLFLLIYLITMLGNAGMILIIHLDLQLHVPMYYFLSQLSFLDLGYSMVITPETLKNLLTSYKCISIMGCFSQMWFFFFLGATEIFLLSSMAYDRYVAICNPLHYPVVMSMRLCGALITGSYVIGFTESLVIVLYMNSLYFCNSNVIYHFFCDLTPILALSCTDTHDTEIMIFIITSLNVMVSLTTISVSYGSILSTILKMNSSSGKRKAFSTCASHLLGVTIFYGTTMFTYLKPKKSYSLGKDQVASVFYTMVIPMLNPLIYSLRNKEVKYAVIRVMQKRKGSRQLK